From the Psychrobacillus sp. FSL K6-4046 genome, one window contains:
- a CDS encoding carbon starvation CstA family protein, which translates to MFTFLIAIVILVIAYFTYGKFIEKIFGPKEDRMTPAYANQDGVDYVPMSKNKNALIQLLNIAGTGPIFGPIMGALYGPVAFIWIVVGAIFAGAVHDYLTGMISIRNRGAHIPELAGKFLGKFSKHLVNVFALLLLLLVGTVFVTTPASLFSALLDNRIALGYIIAAIFIYYFLSTVLPIDKIIGRFYPIFGAVLLIGTLGVGGALMFSDYTIPELTLTNMHPAGLPIFPILFLTITCGALSGFHATQSPIISRTTQNESQGRYIFYGMMITEAVIAMIWAAAAMSMFDGQGLQGLINEGTASLVVKEVSMTLLGAVGGTIAVLGVIVLPITSGDTAFRAARSIIADYLNINQAKLTKRLAIAIPLFAISFLLTKIDFNILWRYFSFANQGTSALALWIATMYLMVKGKNYYVSLIPALFITDMIAVYILNDAKLGFGLAYGTAHIGALIFTVIITVLFFMKAKKNKKEGLQVDLVETKGVPVP; encoded by the coding sequence ATGTTTACCTTTTTAATTGCAATTGTGATCCTTGTGATTGCTTATTTTACGTACGGGAAGTTTATTGAAAAAATATTTGGTCCCAAAGAAGACAGAATGACACCCGCCTATGCTAATCAAGACGGGGTAGATTATGTACCTATGAGCAAGAATAAAAACGCTTTAATACAATTACTAAACATAGCCGGGACAGGACCAATCTTCGGACCGATCATGGGAGCTTTATATGGACCTGTTGCCTTTATCTGGATTGTCGTAGGAGCTATTTTTGCTGGAGCAGTACATGATTATTTAACAGGCATGATTTCCATTCGGAACCGTGGAGCACATATTCCTGAACTTGCGGGGAAATTCCTAGGAAAGTTTTCCAAACACTTAGTAAATGTTTTTGCACTTTTATTGCTATTACTAGTTGGTACTGTGTTTGTTACTACACCAGCTTCCTTATTTAGCGCACTCCTGGATAATAGAATAGCACTAGGTTATATTATTGCAGCTATCTTTATTTATTATTTCTTATCCACAGTATTACCAATTGACAAAATCATTGGTCGCTTTTACCCAATCTTCGGTGCAGTTTTATTAATCGGGACACTTGGAGTTGGCGGAGCATTAATGTTCTCTGATTATACAATTCCTGAATTGACTTTAACGAATATGCACCCAGCAGGGCTACCTATATTCCCAATCCTATTCTTAACGATTACTTGTGGAGCTTTATCTGGCTTTCACGCAACACAATCTCCGATTATTTCTAGGACTACTCAAAATGAGAGTCAGGGACGGTATATTTTTTACGGAATGATGATTACCGAAGCAGTTATCGCAATGATTTGGGCTGCTGCTGCAATGAGCATGTTCGATGGGCAAGGGTTACAAGGATTAATCAATGAGGGTACTGCTTCTTTAGTAGTTAAAGAGGTATCTATGACCTTACTAGGAGCAGTAGGTGGAACAATTGCTGTATTAGGTGTAATTGTACTACCGATCACATCAGGGGACACAGCATTCCGTGCAGCCCGTTCGATTATTGCTGATTATTTAAATATCAATCAAGCAAAATTAACTAAACGTCTTGCAATCGCGATACCATTGTTTGCAATTTCATTCCTATTAACGAAAATAGATTTTAATATTTTATGGAGATATTTCTCTTTTGCAAACCAAGGAACATCTGCACTAGCTTTATGGATTGCTACGATGTATCTAATGGTAAAAGGGAAGAATTACTATGTCAGCTTAATTCCTGCACTTTTTATTACCGACATGATAGCAGTCTATATACTAAATGACGCAAAGCTTGGGTTTGGATTAGCTTACGGAACAGCACATATTGGTGCTCTAATCTTTACGGTAATTATTACTGTACTCTTCTTTATGAAGGCGAAGAAAAATAAAAAAGAAGGCTTACAAGTTGATTTAGTGGAAACAAAGGGAGTACCAGTTCCTTAA
- a CDS encoding MerR family transcriptional regulator — protein MRTSEIAKKAQIHPNTVRLYEEWKFISPVPRKENGYREYSEIHLRQLYIARLAFKQEFIQNNLRKKATEIVLLSGKELFHKSLLSAKAYLSFLHSEYDYMTKAIQSVDKLLHEETTNLPIFTHKETCKQLQLTEETVRNWERNGLFAVSRSAQNRRQYAASDMQKLLIIRTLRSAHFSIASILHLFEEIESVNHVTDIQSLLSSAKFKDEFYHVTDELEVNLKKAMNNVKLIIAILEKLQ, from the coding sequence ATGAGAACAAGTGAGATTGCTAAAAAAGCGCAAATTCATCCAAATACCGTTCGTCTCTACGAGGAGTGGAAGTTTATCTCTCCCGTTCCTAGAAAAGAAAATGGCTACCGGGAATATAGTGAGATTCATTTACGACAACTATATATTGCTCGGCTTGCCTTTAAACAAGAGTTTATCCAAAATAATTTACGTAAGAAGGCTACCGAAATTGTTTTACTTAGCGGAAAGGAATTGTTTCATAAAAGTTTGCTGTCTGCCAAAGCCTATCTAAGCTTCTTACATTCGGAATACGACTATATGACGAAGGCTATTCAGTCGGTGGATAAATTGCTTCATGAGGAAACAACAAATTTGCCCATTTTCACACATAAAGAGACTTGCAAACAACTGCAATTAACAGAGGAAACGGTTCGAAACTGGGAGCGGAACGGTTTATTTGCAGTTTCTCGAAGTGCACAAAATCGTCGTCAGTATGCGGCTTCAGATATGCAAAAGCTATTGATCATTCGTACATTACGTAGCGCCCATTTCTCTATCGCAAGTATCCTTCACCTTTTTGAAGAAATTGAATCGGTAAACCATGTAACAGATATTCAATCCCTTTTGAGCTCTGCTAAATTTAAAGATGAATTTTACCATGTAACCGATGAACTGGAAGTAAACCTAAAAAAAGCAATGAATAACGTTAAGTTAATCATTGCGATTTTAGAAAAGCTACAATAA
- a CDS encoding tetratricopeptide repeat protein has product MEKMIEQALHLRKEGQLLESNRIFLQLVKEFPQDAYINYQCAWSFDTLGDESQAVPFYETAISLGLPEKDQEGAFIGLGSTYRTLGEYDKSQKTLEQGLKQFPTNRAMQVFLAMTLYNLESHQQAMELLLKNIMETSNDEHIQSYKKAIEFYSNKLDQTWK; this is encoded by the coding sequence ATGGAAAAAATGATAGAACAAGCATTACATTTAAGAAAAGAGGGCCAATTATTAGAATCGAACCGTATTTTTCTTCAATTGGTCAAAGAATTTCCTCAAGATGCTTATATTAACTATCAATGTGCCTGGAGCTTTGACACACTAGGAGACGAGTCACAGGCCGTTCCGTTTTATGAGACAGCAATTAGCCTAGGTTTACCTGAAAAAGACCAGGAAGGGGCATTTATTGGCCTTGGAAGCACATATAGAACTCTGGGAGAGTATGATAAGTCCCAAAAAACCTTGGAGCAGGGGCTAAAACAATTTCCAACTAATAGAGCCATGCAAGTTTTTTTAGCGATGACTCTTTACAATTTAGAGAGCCATCAGCAAGCGATGGAACTTTTACTGAAAAATATAATGGAGACGTCGAATGATGAACATATTCAAAGCTATAAAAAGGCGATTGAATTTTATTCAAACAAGTTAGATCAGACTTGGAAATGA
- a CDS encoding DMT family transporter → MKKYKGELLMIITAVMWGSGFVGMSVGLEHWSVMQLMALRFTLATVLLAIIFSKKLKLISKSVFWKGSILGAILFIAFSLQTLGLEYTTPSKNAFLTAINVIIVPIIAYIIYKRRFDHFEILAAIIAIVGIGFLSLQDSFTINVGDMLSILCAFAFAFDIFYTNIFVKKEDALALTIVQFFVASIFSWIGVLILGEIPTSASVEGVLTIIYLAVFCTLIAYVCQNIGMQYADPTKSALILSTESLFGTFFSVLLLGEILTGRMIFGSCLIFTAIIIAEVKPSFKKSIINA, encoded by the coding sequence ATGAAGAAGTATAAAGGTGAATTATTAATGATTATTACCGCTGTTATGTGGGGGAGCGGATTTGTTGGAATGTCAGTAGGCTTAGAACATTGGAGTGTAATGCAATTAATGGCGCTTCGTTTTACATTAGCAACAGTTCTATTAGCCATTATTTTCTCTAAAAAACTAAAACTAATTTCTAAAAGTGTTTTCTGGAAAGGCTCTATATTAGGTGCTATTCTATTTATTGCGTTTTCATTACAAACACTAGGGCTTGAGTATACAACTCCCTCAAAAAATGCCTTTTTAACAGCTATTAATGTGATCATTGTACCTATTATTGCTTACATCATTTATAAACGTCGATTTGACCACTTTGAGATTTTGGCAGCTATCATCGCGATTGTAGGTATTGGATTTTTATCTCTACAAGATTCATTTACAATTAATGTCGGAGATATGTTATCAATTCTGTGTGCATTCGCGTTTGCATTTGATATTTTTTATACGAATATCTTCGTAAAAAAAGAAGATGCACTAGCATTAACAATTGTCCAATTCTTCGTAGCTTCGATTTTTAGTTGGATTGGTGTTCTTATACTTGGAGAAATTCCTACTTCAGCAAGTGTGGAGGGCGTTTTAACAATAATATATCTAGCTGTTTTTTGTACTTTAATTGCTTATGTATGTCAAAATATTGGAATGCAGTATGCAGATCCAACAAAATCTGCGTTAATTCTGTCGACAGAGTCCTTATTTGGAACATTTTTCTCGGTATTATTATTAGGTGAAATTTTAACAGGGAGAATGATTTTTGGAAGCTGCTTGATATTTACCGCTATTATTATCGCGGAAGTGAAACCATCCTTTAAAAAGTCTATAATAAACGCTTAA
- a CDS encoding UvrD-helicase domain-containing protein, with protein sequence MYYEFELGKAYYEAMRRCFEGELIGKRQIKIENSQIKYVVESSLTIQDEVLQQTLNQHASEKMKTIVTSIQKEQNKIVRNESAYNVIIQGVAGSGKTAVALHRIAYYLYKYRDTLRADRIFILSPNKVFGDYISSVLPELGEQPIRSFTIDDLTESLLPPAVTFTSYEQETRAIIMDPSGELATRAKKKSNYSFVEQLNTFLSDLDTKLLKKESISISDTEFTADYLNGRFFQYRKEPVATRLELLADDILQVLKAKRNGEGTYPSKNEIVKRLKKRLLYTTPLVIYRHFLEELGEDLFKYSKKTFEFNDVYPYLYVQLYFKGIKTFELVQHFVLDEMQDYTPIQYAVLSKVFNCKRTIIGDFSQALLPYETISKESFENIFSSVEYVELTTTYRSSYEIAMYAKKFMRTGDIHPIARHGEEPEEMIYETFDEMIAMIHQMIQNDYKTTAIICKTENDLNRLISSLTVPFHVLDGQTEKFEAGLLVTTIQYAKGLEFDAVLVPFVDEFNYHTSYDQGLLYIATTRAMHQLTMFIDANNKSPLL encoded by the coding sequence ATGTATTATGAATTTGAGCTAGGGAAAGCTTACTACGAAGCCATGAGAAGATGTTTTGAAGGAGAACTCATAGGCAAACGTCAAATCAAAATCGAAAACTCACAGATTAAATATGTCGTAGAAAGCTCATTGACGATTCAAGATGAGGTTCTACAACAAACACTCAATCAACATGCTAGCGAGAAGATGAAAACAATCGTCACTTCCATTCAAAAAGAGCAAAACAAGATTGTGCGTAATGAATCAGCCTATAACGTCATTATACAAGGGGTTGCTGGGTCAGGGAAAACTGCAGTTGCATTACACCGTATAGCTTATTACCTTTATAAATATAGAGATACCCTACGTGCAGATCGAATTTTCATACTGTCTCCAAATAAAGTATTTGGGGACTATATCTCGTCCGTATTGCCAGAGCTAGGTGAGCAGCCTATCCGTTCCTTTACTATTGATGATCTGACGGAAAGCTTATTGCCGCCGGCTGTCACGTTCACTTCCTATGAGCAGGAAACGCGAGCAATTATAATGGACCCTTCTGGAGAGCTAGCTACACGTGCGAAAAAAAAGTCTAATTATTCATTTGTGGAACAACTAAACACATTCTTAAGCGACTTAGATACAAAGTTATTAAAGAAAGAATCCATATCGATTTCAGATACAGAATTTACAGCTGATTATTTAAATGGACGTTTCTTTCAGTATCGAAAAGAACCGGTCGCTACTCGTTTAGAGCTGCTGGCTGATGATATTCTTCAGGTATTAAAAGCTAAACGAAACGGGGAAGGGACATATCCAAGTAAGAATGAGATTGTGAAGAGATTAAAAAAACGATTGTTATACACGACTCCATTAGTTATCTATCGTCATTTCTTAGAGGAACTAGGAGAAGATTTATTTAAGTACTCAAAAAAGACGTTTGAATTCAATGACGTATATCCGTATCTATACGTTCAGTTATATTTTAAAGGCATTAAAACCTTCGAGCTGGTACAACATTTTGTGCTCGATGAAATGCAAGATTATACGCCAATTCAATATGCAGTTCTATCGAAAGTGTTTAACTGTAAGCGGACTATAATAGGTGACTTCAGCCAAGCATTACTGCCATATGAAACTATTTCCAAGGAATCCTTTGAAAACATATTCTCTAGTGTAGAATATGTAGAATTGACGACAACTTATCGATCCTCCTATGAAATAGCCATGTACGCAAAGAAATTTATGCGAACCGGTGATATTCATCCAATTGCTCGTCACGGGGAAGAGCCAGAAGAAATGATTTATGAGACTTTTGATGAGATGATAGCGATGATTCATCAAATGATTCAAAATGATTATAAAACAACTGCTATCATTTGTAAGACAGAAAACGATTTAAATAGGCTTATAAGCAGCTTAACCGTTCCATTTCATGTTTTAGATGGACAAACAGAAAAATTTGAAGCTGGCCTTCTTGTCACAACCATCCAGTATGCAAAGGGCTTAGAATTTGATGCAGTTTTGGTTCCCTTTGTAGATGAGTTTAACTACCATACGTCATATGACCAAGGCTTACTTTATATAGCCACTACAAGAGCAATGCACCAATTAACAATGTTCATCGATGCAAACAACAAATCTCCATTATTGTAG